In Nicotiana tabacum cultivar K326 chromosome 19, ASM71507v2, whole genome shotgun sequence, one DNA window encodes the following:
- the LOC107816603 gene encoding ethylene-responsive transcription factor-like protein At4g13040 isoform X1 — protein MVSIRRRKLLGLCSGRSSFLVPLPKFSENGHIAENCFLNNKSTSVHPMPSTDIDESKEKTAVKVVPGSSKGHASGSLIEQTAQQFPVIPEVKRRKRHRRKHFENQEPCLMRGVYFKNMKWQAAIKVDKKQIHLGTVGTQEEAARLYDRAAFMCGREPNFEISEEEKQELRQFKWDEFLAFTRSAITNKKTRRRSGAGSRRKSEPLTSTPNSEEEEEEEEEGGEPESNGFSASEDIEQDISFS, from the exons ATGGTGAGCATCCGAAGGCGTAAGCTGTTAGGACTTTGTTCTG GACGAAGCTCGTTCTTGGTCCCACTTCCAAAGTTCTCTGAGAATGGACACATTGCCGAAAATTGTTTCCTGAACAACAAATCCACAAGTGTCCATCCAATGCCGTCAACTGATATTGATGAGTCAAAAGAG AAAACTGCTGTAAAGGTTGTTCCTGGATCATCAAAAGGTCATGCCTCTGGCTCCTTGATTGAGCAAACCGCCCAACAATTTCCAG TTATTCCAGAAGTTAAACGCAGAAAGCGACACAGGAGGAAGCACTTTGAAAACCAAGAACCATGTCTCATGAGAGGTGTCTACTTTAAGAATATGAAATGGCAAGCTGCAATAAAAGTTGATAAGAAACAAATCCACTTGGGTACAGTTGGCACTCAAGAAGAAGCTGCTAGACTGTATGACAG GGCTGCTTTTATGTGTGGGAGGGAACCGAATTTTGAAATCTCAGAGGAGGAGAAGCAGGAACTAAGACAATTCAAATGGGATGAATTTTTAGCATTTACGCGCTCCGCAATTACTAATAAGA AAACTCGAAGACGAAGTGGGGCTGGTTCACGGAGGAAATCTGAGCCTTTAACTTCAACACCGAATagtgaggaggaggaggaagaggaggaggagggagGGGAGCCAGAAAGCAATGGTTTTTCAGCCTCTGAAGATATAGAACAAGACATATCGTTCTCTTGA
- the LOC107816603 gene encoding ethylene-responsive transcription factor-like protein At4g13040 isoform X2: MVSIRRRKLLGLCSGRSSFLVPLPKFSENGHIAENCFLNNKSTSVHPMPSTDIDESKEKTAVKVVPGSSKGHASGSLIEQTAQQFPEVKRRKRHRRKHFENQEPCLMRGVYFKNMKWQAAIKVDKKQIHLGTVGTQEEAARLYDRAAFMCGREPNFEISEEEKQELRQFKWDEFLAFTRSAITNKKTRRRSGAGSRRKSEPLTSTPNSEEEEEEEEEGGEPESNGFSASEDIEQDISFS, from the exons ATGGTGAGCATCCGAAGGCGTAAGCTGTTAGGACTTTGTTCTG GACGAAGCTCGTTCTTGGTCCCACTTCCAAAGTTCTCTGAGAATGGACACATTGCCGAAAATTGTTTCCTGAACAACAAATCCACAAGTGTCCATCCAATGCCGTCAACTGATATTGATGAGTCAAAAGAG AAAACTGCTGTAAAGGTTGTTCCTGGATCATCAAAAGGTCATGCCTCTGGCTCCTTGATTGAGCAAACCGCCCAACAATTTCCAG AAGTTAAACGCAGAAAGCGACACAGGAGGAAGCACTTTGAAAACCAAGAACCATGTCTCATGAGAGGTGTCTACTTTAAGAATATGAAATGGCAAGCTGCAATAAAAGTTGATAAGAAACAAATCCACTTGGGTACAGTTGGCACTCAAGAAGAAGCTGCTAGACTGTATGACAG GGCTGCTTTTATGTGTGGGAGGGAACCGAATTTTGAAATCTCAGAGGAGGAGAAGCAGGAACTAAGACAATTCAAATGGGATGAATTTTTAGCATTTACGCGCTCCGCAATTACTAATAAGA AAACTCGAAGACGAAGTGGGGCTGGTTCACGGAGGAAATCTGAGCCTTTAACTTCAACACCGAATagtgaggaggaggaggaagaggaggaggagggagGGGAGCCAGAAAGCAATGGTTTTTCAGCCTCTGAAGATATAGAACAAGACATATCGTTCTCTTGA